One Arachis hypogaea cultivar Tifrunner chromosome 18, arahy.Tifrunner.gnm2.J5K5, whole genome shotgun sequence genomic window, TTTTTTATTCCAGAGTCTCATCATGACCTCTGAAAGCACAAGCTTGAAATGTAAGCTAACGAGTTGCATCAATAGAAGATTTTAGACGCAATCGattcttttgaatttctttaGAAGTATGATCCTCAATTACATTTTAGATGTGACTTGCCTGATTCAGTAAGTCTAGACATGCTCCAACTGCATTATTGTGTGGTGAGCAAGAATCTCCAATATATTTAAGAAAAGTACAATTCATTCCATCATTAACCTTTTGTCAAATTCTAAACCcttaactaataaaaacatctgaATTATTATGTCCACTGAGTTTTTTGCtaaccaaataacaaaataaacaatatgctgcatcttcagaagatgaatactctAACCATGAAGGGAAAAATACCAAACTAAGCATAATAAAATTGTCTTGAATGCTTCGTACCAGATAAAGGATAATTGTCAAGATACTTCTGATATAGACCCCTTTTAAGATAAGCTAGTCTAACCTCATCTCTTTGGTTTGaatgatattgccaaatttaaagccgttttcCAAGGTTTCGTTCCAAAGAATTAAGATCAAACTCATCAGATACAACTCTTTGAACCTTTGAAAGTTGCATCTCACTTCTTCATGATTTAGAAGTAGAAAAATTATCTATAGGTGTTAATATTGTGGAAGTTAGATTTTCTCCTTATTGAacattagccttcctcttaaaaatgcataaattcttttatttttttatcattatgattgtacaaaaatttgaatatatatcttgtaaaatatgtaaaaaaaaaatagaaagataaatattaaaatttagaataattattgggattttttatttatataaattaaataattatattatttactgATTTTCATTATTTCCAGTGTTTTTATCGAAATCCTTTTTTAAGCATattttgtttacagtgtaaacgaatgTATTTTACacgtatttcgtttacagtgtaaacgaaatacaaTGAGTGTAAACGAAATACGAGTActtgtaattataaaaaatttaatttttataggtataaaaatataatttttaaaatgataaaaccgtattaaaatataattttgaccgatttaaaagataaaattcgatatatgttttttaatttgaatcttatctatcttttaaaatttaaactaataacttGTTATTCTAAACGTTTCAATTAACATGGGAGATAGACGGTTTTAATGAGCGGTTTTGACTCAAATGACATCATTTAAAATTGCCCATTCAAACACGTAATTTAAATCTGTCCATTTAAATCGTAgcgattaaataataatttaaaatggcGATCACATTATATTCTAAAAACTATCTCATTTAAATTAgtactcaaaaaaataaaaatttaaaaaatttaaaaattttgataagcaaaatttaaacgatatataatttaaatttaaaaattttaatataatttgaaggATATAATTTGAACATTTTAAATAATAGAGTATATgaaaaatcttataaaatttttatattaaaatagcaGGTTTAAATTACGTGACTTCAATTAAAACCGCTcattaattgaaatttgaaacgTTTTCATTTATAGAATAACAACGTGAGaaaattattagtttaaatttttaaatataaatgagatataaattaattaaggtagaattataagttatatttttatataaactatttttattttttaaatcggtcagaattatatttttaatactattttattattttaaaaattatacttttataactataaaaataattttttttataattacaaGTACTTggatttcgtttacactgtaaacgaaatatacaCGTTTCATGATATTTActatatttcgtttacactgtaaacgaaatacaCTATACTTTGTCTACAATGTAAACGAAATGCACTAtatttcgtttatactgtaaacgaaatatgCTTAAAAATGGATTTCGGTAAAAATACTGGAAATAATAGAAAtcggtaaataatataattatttaatttatataaataaaaaacctTACTTATTGAatgtcttttattaatttataaaaatacaataatactaatatttattaaatattctattttttttttttagcaaaaataggagactcgaacctgtAACCTCttagactatgtcatttgaggtataactcattggcaaatattctatttttttgcataatataaaaaattcaacTAAATAAATCGTGGaatatagaataatattaaattaaataaataaataaaaataccttATTCAACAAAAATGCAAGTGATCCGCTGCTTGTCGCGAGGAACTCCCGATTGTGGAAGGAGAAGAGGAGGTTGGGAAGGTTTAAATTAGTCAGTTACAAACTTGTATATATTTAAAGGTTTCATAGTTCCTTCATTATTCTCTCTCTCACGTTCacatcttctccttttctttgaaACACAGGCAATTTTCAAAATGACATGGTTTGGGTTAgtgttcttctttctttctatttaatCATCCAATCATtgtttttttatgtaaatttttttttgcagCAAAATTATAGTACTCTACAAGATTATGGCAGCAATTGTTACTCTATGTTACAGACCTTCTCAAATGCTGATTAATTACTATTTGTTTGCCCAAGAATCTTCTATTTGGGAGATAgtattcttattttttctgtACGAATGGCTTGTTGCGCTTTTAGTTCTTCATATCATATACAGGGGAGAAGCACATTATGGACCCTACTACTGGATTGCAAATCTGGGTCTGCATTCATCTTTTGTAGGAATGCTATATAAACCATTTCAGATTGTTCTTGTTTCTGCAATTAATGCCACCCCTCCCACTCTTTGGGAGCGGTTGTTTGTATTTGCCGTTTTTCCTGCAATCATTTGTTGGATGTGGACTGCATGCGAACCCAATCGGCTACCAGAGTGGCAGGACGTGCTTGATATCTTCAAtttcttcaacaagaataggaTAATAGCTGCTTTAGTTTTTTGGCCAGTGCAAAAAGCTGTGGTGAACTATTTCGTGAAGATGTTAGCTATTCCACATAACAAGGTCATTCTCCTGCATATCTTTCTACTGGTTCTTGCAGCCAATTTCAGCTATTGGTACCGCCAATCACCTCCCTTTTCTCGTGTTCTTGTTTTTATTATTGTGTCGATTGTAGTGTTGGTGCAAGGTGCAGTGTATGCATCAGGGGGCTGAATTTCTTTTTGTTCAAATGTTATTAGAACTAGAAGTGGTCCCAGAATGagattataaatatcaaaattaattagcACCTATTGATATTAATAGTTgttatttttactttaaaaaattgtTTGTACATAAAAATCTATTGTATGGGATAAAATACTGTGCCGTCCTCTACTATCAATAGTCCAGATAATTGTTTTTAAAATCCATAGATTCTACTTATATGAAAAAAAGCTATTATGTATgtgtatttaaataaaatctgTAATAATATGTAACTGTtatgcataaaaaaatattaaataattaatacaaaTGATTTTTATTATAATCACATAAGAAACTGTAATTAATTAACTATGTGATGTTCAGTTATATATCTAGATGCAAATTATTTTGTAATTCGGTTTATGATAAGTGTGCTATTAAGTAATCAAACATCTAATTgacttttctttaaaaattcaatttgcaTTATTCAAATTTAAGATTGGCTAACAAATGAatgattctatttttaaaatacatgAGAATATTATTTATTTCCAACGTCCAAAGTTTCACAAGGAAATACAAAATATGGTACCtttacatatttttatatttgttctcCTCAATAACATAATTGCTAACAAAATAAACATTTTTATCCCTGCTAAAGACATAAGTGGCAACAAAATAACATTTTTATCACTGCTAATTGAACTTCACCACTAGTATGGTGATTATCTTCAATGTTGTCCCCATACATAGTTTCATTACCATTGATGTTGAGATAGTTTTCTTCATCCACTCTCTGCTCTCATTTTAAGGTGCCAATGAGTCCCAGTGTTGTGGGCATCCTGACCCTAGCTTCCTTCCTCTAAGCCAAAATATTCTATAAACTAAAATATAAGTCCAATCATTTAACTACCAACCAATCATAGTAAATTTTAGAGATATTAGTAACTTAATTAGAGATAGATGTGAGTAATTTCTATTGTTAGTTACCACAATGTGTTAGTTTCTTGATAGATATTATCCTATATAGTGTGTAGCTCTAATGTAAATCTAAATCTCACCATTAATAAAATTCAATTCTAGCTTTCTGTCAAATTTTCCTTCGTTTATCCATAGATCATAACAGTAAATGAATATCATAATACTTTTGAAGTTGAAAATCAAAATCAGCTTATGAACTAATTCTTAAATTCATGAGGGAAAAACTCTTTGAAGGGAGCATGCAATAGAAACATAAAGTTTATCTgatagaaaattttttaagaCAACACATTATgtgagaaggaaaaaaaaataatagaataaaaaaattcaccATTAACTCCATGGAATTTTTGGCACGTTAATAAAGCATTGATGATGTAAACCATGATTTGGTGTCTTTCATGAGAATAAAGATGAGTTTATTGATGCCATGGAGTTGTAGAGAGTTCTATGCATTTTGTTACTAAAAGAAGTAAGAGTTTGATATTAAACATTAAGTGATTTGTAAAAATTAAAAGGATTTTTTATATCCCTGCTAACAGCATAATTTTAGAAAACAGATCCTGTAATTAAACATGTCCAAATATCAATTATTAAATGTAGAATGGCGAGTGATTTCGGAAGGATATAttgattttgttgaattttttttaatatcttattcaCCAAGACTTTTGTGAAAATCTCAATTATATCTGTTCCAAGCAAACATAGTTAACAACAAAATTAACACATGGACCACGCTCAATCTCCAATATAATTATGTAGATTTAACTATATAGATTCATTGatgatataataaattatgaGCTAAATCATGATTCACACAATACAAACATGAACCaattaaaaaatttcattatctaatcccgccttgtgcatgcagcaactcattggccaacggcaaacccttaaatagagCTCAATATCATTACGAATTAGTCCTTGgcctgtcgggttgggggatatcgtggggaacaaaaaaaaaaatttcattatctACTTACCTCACTAATAAAGAAGAGTGTTAAGAGCAACATAAGAGATACTATTTCAGTGGTTTATGCATTGTTAAGCAAAAAAGCAATACTATTAAAATGTGTGTCATCTATATTTTGTTGGGGTTTAGAATTTGCtgtactataaaaaaaaaaaaatagtaagctatacgaaaacaaaattatatgtaaaaaaaaaaaattaattaaaattgagaTTTTATACCACACCcaatgttaaatacaaatttaataataaaaatagaattgtaaaatatataaaaaaaattattacaaataattttattttgacataaatttttattttgataaaaaaatatataaattttttaaataattttattttgatatagcaatcaaattaatatttttattttttattttttatattaaaatgtaAGAAAATGTAAACAAAATCaaacatattaaatttttaatttagagcTTATTGAGGATTaagttaaatatataaaaatatataactatatatgATGTTCCAAAAACATAGCTACAAAGACTCTGGCCTATAGTTATCCAATAAGAATGAAACATTATGAAGAAATAAAATCCAACCACTAGCATCCAAAGAATAAACATTCCAACTCAAATCCAGAAGGCATGCCAAACTTTTTAACAGCATTTGAATAGCTGAAACAGCCACTCGTCATTTAAAACAAAACAGAATGATATAATCTGATCCACCATTATAGCTCATCTAGACTCCAAATATCCAATCCATCATCCTGTGCACCCTTAATTTTGTTGGAGAAACAATGGCTCCTCCAGTTTGATGAGAAGTTGAGTTGTCATTCTGCAAATGGTAGGGTCGAGAGGGAGATTTCAGCATACTTGATTCTGAATTTCTAGCAGAGGATAGAGGAAAGGGCATAAATACCTGATGGTTAAGACGTTCATCCAATGCTTGACGTTGCATGGGATCCAAGGGTTTCACACCAACTATTAGGACTCCATTGAGCTGCATTCCATTCTTGTTAAGGGCTTTCTGTGCATCAGAACGATTCTGCATATGCATTTGATAATATCATCAAAACAGTATGTATGCAtagttttgattgattgatgcaCAACTATTTCTATTTAATCAATATGTTCAAGCAAGGGAAAGATTGCAAACCTGATATAAAATATGCATCCAATTAGCATCTCTAGGACCAGGAACATGTTTCAAAATTTCACCACATTTTTCAAACTCCCTTAAAACCAAATTAGTATCACCTGGAGAAAATCTGCGGGAGGAACTTGTTAAAAGGACATTTGAAACATAGTTGCAAATTTGACAGGCCTTGTTGAAAGGTGCAAGAGCATATTGGTTTTTTACACTGAAAACATGGTCATTTGTGTGGAAGGTATATTTCTTGCACAGAAATAGCTGCACATCCACTCAGTGTAAGCTTTTTGTGTGCCATAGGAAGCATGATTGCTCTCAAGTGGTTGAACTTTGAAGCAATTTCTTTTGATAATTATAAAGtaaaatttatgttattttattcaCGCTTTCTTTATATACATGGCAATAGCTTAAGGTGCATAATTacaatcaaaattatatatagtgGAACAGGATTAAGGTTAATAACTCAATGCAGTACTACAATCAATAGTCAAGACTTAAATGCTGAAGTAGGTTAGGACATTACCCATAAACAGTTACCCACTCTTCCTCATTGAGATTCTCAGCTGGCAGCGAATTCCTTTGAACCTCTGGCCTTGCTACTTCCAGCTGCAGAGGGAGAATTATTATAAGAGCACCAGGCTGAACTACACCCTCAACTGTGGTGCTCATGTTATATTCTTAATCTAACAGAATCAAATTACTAGCTGCAAAAGCAAACAAAGAAAACGGCTGCATTAAAACGAAATTCGCTGAGAAATGCATGATAAGGATATGGATTCTCATAATTCAATATAACTAGATTTACCATGCAGATAAGGTAGCTAAAATCATAATTTATAAAGGTACATGCAAGGGCTTAGTATTTGAAAACCCTATTATTAAAGTACGTATCAAAATTTGGTTCATTTTTGTCAGAGCTAGAATTCTTGAAAAATCCGAATGCAAATGACACAATAAAAGTGACATGTAAAGTGTAAGAAATCAGAGAATAATGAGGAAAGAATTgcgttgaaattaaaatttttcaactaaGAACCAGAGACAAACACTTAGACATGAATGAGCGATCTGGAATCTACAATTAGGCAAATAAAAGGATCGAACCGCGATAATAAAGAGATGGAGATGAATTCGGAACAAATAAAAACTAGTTGCAATGAAAAAGGATCTACGAGGAAACGAACAATAATCCAAGAAGTATAAGCAAGTAACGTCCATAATCTTGCTCCATGACCGGTCTGTATTTCAATGGATATAATCAAGTAAGAATGGATATTGAAGAAGCAAAAAGTGGTGGTAATTGGTAAAGCAATGCAAAGTGCAGGATCTGTATATATAAGCACAAGAACATGATAGTGATTAGAGCGAGTGTATTTAGTTAGTTACGCATAGTGGGTAGTTATTAAGCGGTTTTGGAATATGCCCGCTGCTATAGCTAACGTGACCATGCATGCATCCTTAGTATTTGCCAcatgctcttttatttattcattttgagTGAATATCAGcaactttaatttcttttatttaggttTTGGAAAATACTACTTGTACAACAAAATTCAACTTTTGGTCAgcctttaatattatttaattattttttaattaaaacatatttctattttttaggatacacatttataattaagaatttaaaatttaaatcttataatttctctaacttcctacTCACTtcataattagttattatttttttcttttacgttcCTTCTCTCTGTAACAcagttttcttctttcttctgcagaaacaaaaaaagaattcaaaattaatCCCTTATTTATTGTACCTTGGATAAAATGCAGGATCTATTTTACGACTTTCAGTAATGAATGatcaaatataattatatacacaaactaaaatatttttaattgaagtttctttttcaattgtaacacatctaaaattattaagatatacaaaaaatatttttgaaacatatctaaaatcataaatctaaaatttaaatttaaacattaaaaacaaTTGTAACACGTCTAAAGTTATGaagttatacagaaaatatttttgaaacacatccaaaatcataaatctaaaatttaaatttaaacattaaaaaacaattgtaacacatctaaaattatgaaattatacagaaaatatttttaaaacactttCAAAATACAGAAATTGCACAtgcaaaaataatttaacattgcaATATATATGAAAATCTCTTTAGGCCATTTTATtcgattttttatttcaaaaaaaaaaaaaaatttatacagaataataaaaaaagtaatgGTGTCAGATATCCATCCAAACCTTAGGTAAATTTTTGGCATGGACGAATGGCGACGTTAATGCGGACGAATGGTGACGAGGAGGAGGAAGGCGGCGACGAACATGAGTGTTGACGACAGAAAATGCGGCGTTGTGAATGAGCGTCGAGAAGGAGGAAGGCAGCGTCGAGAATGAGCGCGGAAGAGGAAGGTGGCGCGGATGAACGACGGCGGAGGATAACTGATGTGCGCCCTCTGAGTTTTCGATGTGCGCCTCTGGATTTTCGATTTTCGATGTGGGGGCAAACGTGACTTCTCTCTTTGAGTGTTTTGTACGGATTTACTTAATAATTAGatggtttaaggtttattttagaatt contains:
- the LOC112772567 gene encoding nuclear pore complex protein NUP35-like, encoding MSTTVEGVVQPGALIIILPLQLEVARPEVQRNSLPAENLNEEEWVTVYGFSPGDTNLVLREFEKCGEILKHVPGPRDANWMHILYQNRSDAQKALNKNGMQLNGVLIVGVKPLDPMQRQALDERLNHQNDNSTSHQTGGAIVSPTKLRVHRMMDWIFGV